One Cohnella candidum genomic region harbors:
- the rpsO gene encoding 30S ribosomal protein S15: MALTQERKQELIEQHKTHASDTGSPEVQIAILTENINNLTTHLREHKKDHHSRRGLLKMVGQRRKLLAYLKNKDVKRYSALIEKLGLRR, translated from the coding sequence ATGGCATTGACTCAAGAGCGTAAACAAGAGCTGATCGAACAGCACAAGACGCACGCTTCGGACACCGGATCCCCGGAAGTCCAAATCGCTATCCTTACGGAAAACATCAACAACTTGACGACTCACCTGCGGGAGCACAAGAAAGACCACCATTCCCGCCGCGGTCTGCTCAAGATGGTTGGTCAGCGCCGTAAGCTGCTGGCGTACCTGAAGAACAAAGACGTAAAACGGTACAGCGCCCTGATCGAGAAACTCGGCCTGCGCCGCTAA
- the truB gene encoding tRNA pseudouridine(55) synthase TruB: protein MSKRQASPGMDGVLAIWKPAGWTSHDVVAKARRLLGVKRIGHTGTLDPAVTGVLPLCVGRATRFVEYLQEMPKTYEAVLRFGLATDTEDLEGEVIEEADASHLSEERIRDAVLSFVGEIEQIPPMMSAVKVNGKRLYELAREGVTVERKPRKATIHDIDILHVAAGSPRPEIRFSVRCSKGTYIRTLCVDIGRRLGVPAVMASLIRTESAGLRRQDCVTLEEIPALVQSGELAEKLIPGDRLLTHLPRTTAASLECLHAIQGKPIPAARLQPVPSGSRLWLVDREDGGFLGIFEWEEESGRLRAVKVFPPEGEREPDGKEAD from the coding sequence ATGAGCAAACGGCAAGCTTCGCCCGGAATGGACGGAGTCCTGGCGATTTGGAAACCGGCAGGCTGGACGTCGCACGACGTCGTGGCCAAAGCCCGGCGGCTGCTCGGCGTGAAGCGCATCGGCCATACGGGGACCCTGGATCCCGCGGTGACCGGCGTGCTTCCGCTTTGCGTGGGCCGGGCGACCCGGTTCGTGGAATATTTGCAGGAAATGCCGAAGACGTACGAAGCGGTGCTGCGGTTCGGGCTCGCGACCGACACCGAGGATCTCGAAGGCGAGGTCATCGAAGAGGCCGACGCTTCCCATCTATCCGAGGAGCGAATCCGGGATGCGGTGCTCTCTTTCGTAGGCGAAATCGAACAGATACCGCCGATGATGTCCGCCGTGAAGGTGAACGGCAAGCGGCTTTACGAGCTCGCGCGCGAAGGCGTGACCGTCGAGCGCAAACCGCGAAAAGCAACGATCCACGACATCGACATCCTTCACGTGGCCGCGGGTAGCCCTCGTCCGGAGATCCGGTTTTCCGTCCGTTGCTCCAAAGGCACGTATATCCGTACGCTTTGCGTGGACATCGGCCGGCGTTTGGGCGTGCCGGCCGTCATGGCATCGCTGATCCGCACCGAGAGCGCCGGACTTCGGCGTCAAGATTGCGTGACCCTGGAGGAGATCCCCGCGCTGGTCCAGAGCGGAGAGCTTGCGGAAAAGCTCATTCCCGGGGATCGCCTGCTGACGCATCTGCCGAGAACGACCGCGGCTTCGCTCGAGTGCCTTCACGCGATCCAAGGCAAGCCGATTCCGGCAGCGCGGCTGCAGCCGGTCCCGTCGGGATCGCGCTTGTGGCTCGTGGACCGGGAGGACGGCGGTTTTCTCGGCATTTTCGAATGGGAAGAGGAGTCCGGCCGGCTTCGGGCGGTGAAAGTGTTTCCTCCCGAAGGGGAACGGGAGCCGGACGGCAAAGAGGCGGATTGA
- a CDS encoding bifunctional riboflavin kinase/FAD synthetase, translating into MELYELTAESVSGGLSLPAGARKPGGLSLAIGFFDGVHLGHAEVIRRAVAYGKERGQTPAVMTFDPHPRAVLGQGDSYRTVLTPLEDKLALLEGLGVEAAYVISFDRSFSAITAETFIREILLGLNVKTAVVGFDFSFGHRGEGKAETMRRYGEGEIDVIVAEPVEGGGDKVSSTRIREELAEGDCKSAERLLGRPYSLRGKVVHGDARGRQIGFPTANVMPEQPYVIPRTGVYAITVDLLGEDGDVEGTYDAVLNVGFRPTFETPMGELRLEAHLFGYSGDLYGRTISLAFHEFLREERKFGSVDELVGQIGKDAERARLLLEELKNR; encoded by the coding sequence GTGGAACTCTACGAATTGACGGCCGAATCGGTCAGCGGCGGATTATCCTTGCCGGCGGGGGCGCGCAAGCCGGGCGGCTTGTCGCTGGCGATCGGGTTTTTCGACGGCGTCCATCTGGGACATGCCGAAGTGATCCGCCGGGCGGTGGCATACGGTAAGGAACGCGGGCAGACGCCTGCGGTCATGACCTTCGATCCCCATCCGCGGGCGGTTTTGGGACAAGGCGATTCTTACCGCACGGTGCTGACGCCGCTCGAAGATAAACTGGCCTTGCTGGAAGGGCTGGGCGTGGAAGCCGCGTACGTGATTTCCTTCGACCGGAGCTTCTCGGCCATAACCGCGGAAACGTTCATCCGCGAAATTCTGCTCGGCCTTAACGTCAAAACCGCGGTCGTCGGCTTCGATTTTTCCTTCGGCCATCGGGGGGAAGGCAAAGCCGAAACGATGCGGCGTTACGGGGAAGGCGAGATCGACGTGATCGTGGCGGAGCCGGTGGAAGGCGGCGGCGACAAAGTAAGCAGCACGCGGATTCGCGAGGAGCTGGCCGAAGGCGACTGCAAGTCCGCCGAACGTCTGCTGGGACGACCTTACTCGTTGAGAGGCAAGGTCGTTCACGGCGATGCGAGAGGCAGGCAAATCGGTTTCCCGACGGCGAACGTGATGCCCGAACAGCCATATGTCATCCCTCGAACCGGCGTTTACGCCATTACGGTCGACCTGCTCGGAGAAGACGGAGATGTAGAAGGAACCTATGATGCGGTTCTGAACGTCGGGTTCCGCCCGACCTTCGAGACGCCTATGGGCGAGCTCAGACTGGAAGCCCATCTGTTCGGCTATTCCGGAGATTTGTACGGCCGCACGATAAGCCTCGCGTTCCATGAATTCTTAAGGGAAGAGCGGAAGTTCGGCTCGGTGGATGAGTTGGTCGGCCAGATCGGCAAAGACGCGGAACGAGCCCGTCTTCTTTTAGAAGAATTAAAAAATCGCTAA
- the pnp gene encoding polyribonucleotide nucleotidyltransferase, with protein MEQRVEMLLGGRPFALETGRLAKQANGAVVVRYGETVVLSTVTASSEPKDLDFFPLTVNYEERMYAVGKIPGGFIKREGRPSEKAILSSRLTDRTIRPLFAEGFRNDVQVVSVVMSVDQDCSPEIAAMIGTSAALAISNVPFNGPIGGVIVGRVDGQYVINPTVEQEEKSDMFVVVGGTRDAIMMVEAEAEEVPETEMLEAIMFGHEEIKKIVALIDDLVAKAGTPKMEVKLHAVDPSVEADVQAYAQSRLVEAVRIAEKHARQEAIDAVNAETVEHFQSVYAEAPDKLDDVKEVLYDIVKNEVRRLITHDKVRPDGRKLEEIRPISTDVGLLPRTHGSGLFTRGQTQALSICTLGPLGEGQILDGIGLEDSKRFMHHYNFPPFSVGEARPLRPPGRREIGHGALGERALLKVIPSETEFPYAIRLVSEVLESNGSTSQASICASTLAMMDAGVPIKAPVAGIAMGLIKDGDNFSILSDIQGMEDHLGDMDFKVAGTAAGVTAIQMDIKIDGIDRDILTQSLQQAKEGRMHILGKMLETMKEPRTSLSKYAPKIISMKINPDKIRDVIGSGGKIINKIIEETGVKIDIEQDGSVYIASTDEEANRRAQKIIEGIVKEVQVGEIYTGTVKRIEKFGAFVEILPNKDGLVHISQLANERVAKVEDVVSIGDQIVVKVTEIDNMGRINLSRKALLGTEEVSV; from the coding sequence ATGGAGCAACGCGTGGAAATGCTGCTCGGCGGACGGCCGTTCGCCCTCGAAACCGGCCGTTTGGCCAAACAGGCGAATGGGGCGGTCGTCGTCCGATACGGCGAGACGGTGGTGCTGTCTACCGTGACGGCTTCTTCCGAACCGAAGGATCTCGATTTCTTCCCGCTTACCGTGAACTATGAAGAACGCATGTATGCCGTCGGCAAAATTCCCGGAGGATTCATCAAACGGGAAGGCCGTCCCAGCGAAAAAGCCATTTTGTCCAGCCGACTGACCGACCGCACGATCCGGCCGCTGTTCGCGGAAGGATTCCGCAACGACGTTCAGGTTGTGAGCGTGGTCATGAGCGTCGACCAAGACTGTTCGCCTGAAATCGCCGCCATGATCGGCACCTCGGCAGCGCTCGCGATTTCCAACGTTCCGTTTAACGGACCGATCGGTGGCGTCATCGTCGGCCGCGTCGACGGACAGTACGTCATTAACCCGACCGTCGAGCAGGAAGAGAAAAGCGATATGTTCGTCGTCGTCGGCGGCACCCGCGACGCGATCATGATGGTCGAGGCGGAAGCCGAAGAAGTGCCGGAAACCGAAATGCTCGAAGCGATCATGTTCGGCCATGAAGAAATCAAGAAGATCGTCGCGTTGATCGACGACCTCGTCGCCAAAGCCGGCACGCCGAAAATGGAAGTGAAGCTTCACGCGGTCGATCCTTCCGTCGAAGCGGACGTACAAGCCTATGCGCAGTCCCGCTTGGTGGAAGCGGTCCGAATCGCGGAGAAACACGCCCGCCAAGAGGCGATCGACGCCGTGAACGCGGAGACGGTGGAGCATTTCCAATCCGTCTATGCCGAAGCGCCGGACAAGCTGGACGACGTGAAGGAAGTTCTGTACGACATCGTGAAAAACGAAGTGCGCCGCCTCATCACGCACGACAAAGTGCGTCCTGACGGCCGCAAACTGGAGGAAATCCGTCCGATCTCGACCGACGTCGGACTGCTTCCCCGTACGCACGGTTCCGGACTGTTCACGCGCGGACAAACCCAAGCGCTTAGCATCTGCACGCTCGGACCGCTCGGCGAAGGGCAAATCCTGGACGGCATCGGCCTGGAAGATTCCAAGCGCTTCATGCACCATTACAACTTCCCGCCGTTCTCCGTCGGCGAAGCCCGTCCGCTGCGCCCGCCGGGACGCCGCGAAATCGGCCACGGTGCGCTGGGTGAACGCGCCTTGCTGAAAGTCATTCCGTCGGAAACGGAATTCCCTTACGCGATCCGCCTCGTTTCCGAGGTGCTCGAATCGAACGGCTCGACGTCGCAGGCCAGCATTTGCGCCAGCACGCTGGCGATGATGGACGCGGGCGTTCCGATCAAAGCGCCGGTTGCGGGCATCGCGATGGGTTTGATCAAGGACGGCGACAACTTCTCGATTTTGAGCGATATCCAAGGCATGGAAGACCATCTCGGCGACATGGACTTCAAAGTGGCCGGAACCGCCGCGGGCGTCACCGCCATCCAAATGGACATCAAAATCGACGGCATCGACCGCGACATCCTGACGCAGTCCCTGCAGCAAGCGAAGGAAGGCCGCATGCACATCTTGGGCAAAATGCTCGAGACGATGAAAGAGCCTCGCACTTCCTTGAGCAAATACGCTCCGAAGATCATTTCGATGAAAATCAACCCGGACAAAATCCGCGACGTCATCGGATCCGGCGGCAAAATCATCAACAAGATCATCGAGGAGACCGGCGTCAAAATCGATATCGAACAAGACGGATCGGTCTACATCGCCTCGACGGACGAAGAAGCCAACCGCCGCGCCCAGAAGATCATCGAGGGCATCGTGAAGGAAGTCCAGGTCGGCGAAATCTATACCGGCACGGTCAAGCGGATCGAGAAATTCGGCGCGTTCGTGGAAATCCTTCCGAACAAGGACGGTCTCGTCCACATTTCGCAGCTCGCCAACGAGCGCGTGGCGAAAGTCGAGGACGTCGTCAGCATCGGCGACCAGATCGTCGTGAAGGTCACCGAGATCGACAACATGGGCCGCATCAACTTGTCCCGCAAAGCGCTGCTCGGCACGGAAGAAGTGTCGGTTTAA